The sequence CGTTTAGGGGATAGGCCGAGTCGTGGCCGATCTTGGCTAGCTCCTCGGCGGTATAGATAGAGATCTCGCCTTCTTCCCGTTCTTCCGGTTTTTTGATCGGCTCAGATTTGTCAAGTCCTTGGATAAGGCTAGCGTCGTGCTGCAATGACGTGGATTTCGCTTTTTGGGTCCGGCCCCGGTATGTAGATACTGCAATTAGGGCTAAAATAATAATCATGGTAATAACAATTAACATTTTGATCAGGCTAAAATCTTTCTTCGAATTTGCTTGCACGATGGACCTCCTTTGTACCCATCATGTCTCCCGGGATTATAACCCGCACATTCCTTCGCCCAGTCTCATGGGGTAAACTATTGTAATCACACTTAAATCACTTCGACAGTATCCTTACCACTTCCTACCTAAGTCAAACCTTTCTTCTCCAGGATAACAGCACGAACCCTCAAGTACTACAAGGTTGTTATCGAGAAGGAGCTTACCCTCCCAGGTGGTTTAATGACCTAGCAGAAGAACAGAAAGTCAACTTTTCAGCACCGCTCCAGAAAGCATTGAAAGACTATCTTGGTATATCAGAAGCCGAAAGAGCCCGATAGGGGCTCTTTTTTCACGTCAGAAAGCCGCCTTTGTGAATGGCTCCTCTTGTTGTAGCCAATGCAAAGACAGCTAGAGCTTATGTTTTGTAGTCTCCATCCCTTATAGGTAGGCAAGGAACAGTATGATACGTGGATTCCCCGCAGCTATGGATCGTTTCCATTGCAGGTAGGCTATGAACTAGTGCCGGCGCGTTCTTTTGGCCCTTCTATGTATAAGTATAACAGAATTTTCTGCTGTTTGATAAGGTCCCCTTCATTGGACGAAGCGACACGTCCAACCTAAGCGCTCTACTATTAAGAAGCAATTTGCTAAAAAGCAGGGCAAAAAGCAAGATCTCTACGCCAAAAACTAGCAGGGAGGTAATCCCTGCTAGTCTTAATCCTATGGTAGCACTGCGGCAGCAAAACTGCTATTTTGATTATGTTTCCAAGAGTGATAACAACGCCGAAACTCCAGGTATGAGTGGTGGGCCATGGAGGACTCGAACCTCCGACACCCTGATTAAAAGTCAGGTGCTCTGCCACCTGAGCTAATGGCCCACTCAACGCTAATATAGTACAATAAAACCGGGTACGTGTCAACCGAAGATTAGTGGTGGCCGGGTCGGCACGGAGGCCGATCCCTACAGGTTGCGGCTTATGATGGCTTCGGCGCAGACTAGGCCGCAGGCGGAGGCTTGTACTAGGCCACGGGAGACGCCGGCGCCGTCGCCGGCGGCAAACAGGTTTTTGATTCCGGTCTCCAGCTCGGATGTGAGTTCGAGCCGGGAGGAATAAAACTTGACTTCGACACCGTACAAGAGAGTGTGGCGCGAGTAGACTCCGGGTGCCACTATATCTAAAGCTTGTAGCATCTCGACGATACTCACCATGTGGCGGTAAGGAAGAACCAGGCTTAAATCTCCCGGGGTGGCTGCTTTCAGTGTGGGCTCTACCATGCCCCGCTGCAAACGCTCCAGGGTGCTGCGGCGGCCGGACAGGAAATCTCCCAGTCGCTGTACCAGTACTCCATCGCCCAGTAGATTGGCCAGACTGGCGATATATTTTCCGTAGGAAATCGGTTCTCGAAACGGTTCGGTGAAAGTTTTGCTGACTAAAATGGCAAAATTCGTGTTCTCGCTACGTTTTTCGGCGTAGGAGTGGCCGTTTACTGTGAGCAGGCCGCTGTTGTTTTCCAGCACCACTTCGCCGAAAGGGTTCATACAAAAAGTGCGGACCCGATCGTCGAACGCTTTGGAGAAAAAGATAAACTTAGACTCGTAGATCACGTCGGTTAGATGTTCCATAACTACCGCCGGCACTTCCACCCGCACGCCGATGTCTACCGGGTTCACTTCCATTTTGAGCCCTAAGCGCGTGGCTTCTTTGGAAAACCAGTCTGAACCGTCGCGTCCGGGAGCCACGATTACATACCGGGATCGTATGGTTTCTCCCTGCTCGGTTTCTACGCCCACGGCCCGACCGTCCTGCACTAGAATTGTCCGCACCGGCGTTCGGCACCGTATTTCCACCCGCTCGCCGATATAGTGGCGCATATCGC is a genomic window of Bacillota bacterium containing:
- a CDS encoding NAD(P)/FAD-dependent oxidoreductase; translated protein: MQPEYDVIIVGAGPAGIFSALELSSKTAFKVLLLEKGPDISARNCPMKRRGICARCNPCSIVSGWGGAGAFSDGKLTLTTEFGGWLDEFMERSRVAELIKSVDNVYLRFGAPEHVFGTDQDQIKEIQRQAARADLNLVPARIRHLGTEQCFAILRDMRHYIGERVEIRCRTPVRTILVQDGRAVGVETEQGETIRSRYVIVAPGRDGSDWFSKEATRLGLKMEVNPVDIGVRVEVPAVVMEHLTDVIYESKFIFFSKAFDDRVRTFCMNPFGEVVLENNSGLLTVNGHSYAEKRSENTNFAILVSKTFTEPFREPISYGKYIASLANLLGDGVLVQRLGDFLSGRRSTLERLQRGMVEPTLKAATPGDLSLVLPYRHMVSIVEMLQALDIVAPGVYSRHTLLYGVEVKFYSSRLELTSELETGIKNLFAAGDGAGVSRGLVQASACGLVCAEAIISRNL